In Herbaspirillum seropedicae, a single window of DNA contains:
- a CDS encoding FdhF/YdeP family oxidoreductase produces MKTKDIPEDATFDEYNNAAGGWGSVKALGSILQQEHVIASGTRILMHQNKPEGFACVSCSWAKPADPHLFEFCENGAKATAWEITRKRATAAFFAQHTVTEMEAWNDLELESSGRVTEPMKYDAASDRYLPVSWSEAFDDIAAQLRAMDPKKVVFYASGRASLETSYLYQLMARMYGTNNLPDSSNMCHESTSVALPQTIGVPVGTVTLDDFGQTDCILFFGHNTGTNAPRMLHPLEEVRKRGVPVITFNPLRERGLERFVNPQSPKEMVTPAHTDISTQYLQIKIGGDSAAAIGMAKRILERDDKARQEGLPRLLDLAFIEEHTSGFEQFADAVRAAPWDELERHAGVSRAELELAADTYAGAGRAMLMYGMGVTQHREAVRTIHMLTNLLLMRGNIGKPGAGICPIRGHSNVQGQRTVGITEKPELVPNDKLRALYHFEPPMEKGLNTVEACEKIRDGELSAFFMLGGNFVRAIPDHGVMEAAWRKLPLTVQVVTHFNRSCVIHGQTSYVLPCLGRIEIDRQRGGEQAVSVEDSTGCMHGSRGRAEPASPHLLSEPAIVAELAKRLLPFNPQVDWDGWVGDYARIRDAIEATYPDIFRDFNARMWNPGGFARPLAARERQWKTPNGRANFMTPDGFDPDPDMPGDAPEVLRLMTTRGDSQFNTTVYSLDDRFRGVWGTRRVLLMNLRDLQQHGLAAGDFVCAETVSADGVERRVPHLRVEPFDIPVGCVMGYFPELNRLIPLFHHARGSKVPAAKSVPIRLIPELREPSLS; encoded by the coding sequence ATGAAGACCAAGGACATTCCCGAAGACGCTACCTTTGACGAATACAACAACGCCGCCGGCGGCTGGGGTTCGGTCAAGGCGCTGGGGTCGATCTTGCAGCAGGAGCACGTCATCGCCAGCGGCACCCGCATCCTGATGCATCAGAACAAGCCCGAGGGCTTTGCCTGTGTCAGTTGTTCCTGGGCCAAGCCGGCCGATCCGCATCTGTTCGAATTCTGCGAGAACGGCGCCAAGGCCACCGCCTGGGAAATTACCCGCAAGCGCGCCACAGCCGCCTTCTTCGCGCAGCACACCGTGACCGAGATGGAGGCCTGGAACGATCTCGAACTGGAGTCCAGCGGCCGCGTCACCGAGCCCATGAAGTACGACGCCGCCAGCGACCGCTACCTGCCGGTCAGCTGGAGTGAGGCCTTCGATGATATCGCCGCGCAGCTGCGCGCCATGGATCCGAAGAAGGTGGTGTTCTACGCCTCCGGCCGCGCCTCGCTGGAAACCTCCTACCTCTACCAGCTCATGGCGCGCATGTATGGCACCAACAACCTGCCCGACAGTTCCAACATGTGTCACGAATCCACCTCCGTGGCGCTGCCCCAGACCATCGGCGTGCCGGTGGGCACCGTCACGCTGGACGACTTCGGGCAGACTGACTGCATCCTCTTCTTCGGCCACAACACCGGCACCAATGCGCCGCGCATGCTGCATCCGCTGGAAGAAGTGCGCAAGCGCGGCGTGCCGGTGATCACCTTCAATCCCCTGCGCGAGCGTGGACTGGAGCGCTTCGTCAATCCGCAATCGCCCAAGGAAATGGTCACGCCGGCGCACACCGACATCAGCACCCAGTACCTGCAGATCAAGATCGGCGGCGATAGCGCAGCGGCCATCGGCATGGCCAAGCGCATTCTCGAACGGGATGACAAGGCGCGCCAGGAAGGCTTGCCACGCCTGCTCGACCTGGCCTTCATCGAAGAACACACCAGCGGCTTCGAGCAGTTCGCCGACGCCGTGCGCGCGGCTCCCTGGGACGAGCTCGAGCGCCATGCCGGCGTCTCCCGCGCCGAGCTGGAGCTGGCCGCCGATACCTATGCGGGGGCCGGGCGCGCCATGCTGATGTATGGGATGGGCGTGACCCAGCATCGCGAAGCGGTGCGCACCATCCATATGCTGACCAATCTGCTGCTCATGCGTGGCAATATCGGCAAGCCGGGCGCGGGCATCTGCCCGATCCGCGGCCATTCCAACGTGCAGGGGCAGCGCACCGTGGGCATCACCGAAAAGCCCGAGCTGGTCCCCAATGACAAGCTGCGCGCGCTCTATCATTTCGAGCCGCCGATGGAGAAGGGTCTCAACACGGTCGAGGCCTGCGAAAAGATCCGTGATGGCGAACTGTCGGCCTTCTTCATGCTGGGCGGCAATTTCGTGCGCGCCATTCCCGATCATGGTGTGATGGAAGCGGCCTGGCGCAAGCTGCCGCTGACGGTGCAGGTGGTGACGCACTTCAACCGCAGCTGCGTGATCCACGGCCAGACCTCCTATGTGCTGCCTTGCCTGGGCCGCATCGAGATCGATCGCCAGCGCGGCGGCGAGCAGGCCGTCTCGGTGGAAGACAGCACCGGCTGCATGCACGGCTCACGCGGGCGGGCCGAGCCAGCCTCGCCGCACCTGCTGTCGGAACCGGCCATCGTGGCCGAGCTGGCCAAGCGGCTCTTGCCCTTCAATCCGCAGGTGGACTGGGACGGCTGGGTGGGCGATTACGCCCGCATCCGCGACGCCATCGAAGCCACCTATCCCGACATCTTCCGCGATTTCAATGCGCGCATGTGGAATCCAGGCGGCTTCGCCCGGCCCCTGGCCGCGCGCGAGCGGCAGTGGAAGACACCCAACGGCCGCGCCAATTTCATGACGCCCGACGGCTTCGATCCTGATCCGGACATGCCCGGTGACGCCCCCGAAGTCCTGCGCCTGATGACTACGCGCGGCGACAGCCAGTTCAACACCACCGTCTACAGCCTGGACGACCGCTTCCGTGGCGTATGGGGAACGCGGCGCGTGTTGTTGATGAACCTGCGCGACCTGCAACAGCACGGCTTGGCGGCGGGCGACTTCGTGTGTGCCGAAACCGTCAGCGCAGATGGCGTAGAGCGCCGTGTCCCGCATCTGCGGGTGGAACCCTTCGATATCCCGGTGGGCTGCGTGATGGGTTACTTCCCCGAACTGAATCGGCTCATTCCTTTGTTCCACCATGCGCGTGGCAGCAAGGTGCCAGCGGCCAAGTCGGTGCCGATCCGCTTGATCCCGGAGTTGCGTGAACCCTCGCTGTCTTGA
- the lpxO gene encoding lipid A hydroxylase LpxO, with amino-acid sequence MKWAIVSIYLFSILFIHFRGRVRLPFLRQFFDHSSIMSPINLFMYAFSRVPAVPYPAVKEFKDLAIIDQNWEVIRDEAVALREMAKIKAAEKNDDAGFNSFFKAGWKRFYLKWYNASHPSAEKFCPKTVEILKGIPCVKAAMFAELAPGGTLNPHRDPFAGSLRYHLGLVTPNDDRCFIEVDGQRYSWRDGQSVVFDETFIHWAQNGAESNRIILFCDVERPLRYRWAEAINGFLGRTMMTAAASPNETGDQTGRVNKLFRFVWLAGQYRRRFKNWNKTVYKLTKFGLIIAVALLIIYA; translated from the coding sequence ATGAAGTGGGCGATCGTTTCCATCTATCTGTTTTCCATCCTGTTCATCCACTTCCGTGGACGCGTCAGGCTGCCCTTCCTGCGCCAGTTCTTCGACCATTCGTCGATCATGTCGCCCATCAACCTGTTCATGTACGCGTTTTCGCGCGTGCCAGCGGTCCCCTATCCTGCCGTGAAGGAATTCAAGGATCTGGCCATCATCGACCAGAACTGGGAAGTCATCCGCGACGAAGCCGTGGCCCTGCGCGAAATGGCCAAGATCAAGGCGGCGGAAAAGAATGACGACGCCGGCTTCAACTCCTTCTTCAAGGCCGGTTGGAAACGCTTCTACCTGAAGTGGTACAACGCCAGCCATCCCTCGGCCGAGAAGTTCTGCCCCAAGACGGTGGAGATCCTCAAGGGCATTCCCTGCGTAAAGGCGGCCATGTTCGCCGAGCTGGCCCCGGGCGGCACCCTCAATCCGCACCGCGACCCCTTCGCCGGCTCGCTGCGCTACCACCTGGGCCTGGTCACCCCCAATGACGATCGCTGCTTCATCGAGGTCGATGGCCAGCGTTACAGCTGGCGCGATGGCCAGAGCGTGGTGTTCGACGAGACCTTCATCCACTGGGCGCAGAACGGCGCCGAGAGCAACCGCATCATCCTCTTCTGCGACGTCGAGCGTCCGCTGCGCTATCGCTGGGCCGAAGCGATCAATGGCTTCCTGGGCCGCACCATGATGACCGCTGCCGCCTCCCCCAATGAAACCGGCGACCAGACCGGCCGCGTCAACAAGCTGTTCCGCTTCGTCTGGCTGGCAGGACAATATCGCCGCCGCTTCAAGAACTGGAACAAGACGGTCTACAAGCTCACCAAGTTCGGCCTCATCATCGCCGTGGCCCTGCTGATCATCTACGCATGA
- a CDS encoding GGDEF domain-containing protein, whose product MQDIDDEMKKPLLKHLVEITAHREHSRLAISVVSALYQLTDVKTIRMMDIFTMRDEHYVQEKMVIRDGTLHTIDEHTADDPKELLSAYPAMVACIRNHLNEYLEATPDGLHVLWLPVWLHGKMNSCLEIRSQQPFAPQMMDVIHGIFHVFCNYQSLLDYSERDALTGLFNRKTFDEQFTRYAFAIAPHEAHSMEQDERRHDSAEAQDDEPKGHWLAVVDIDHFKQVNDRYGHLYGDEVLILVANILRASFRSHDRIFRFGGEEFVILLRSTTLSDARKIFDRFRQNVQEYDFPQVGKVTVSLGFVGIARETPVVILGHADQALYHAKKTGRNRICYYQELVNSGVLRSGIATNDTVEFF is encoded by the coding sequence ATGCAGGACATCGACGACGAGATGAAAAAACCGCTGCTCAAGCATCTGGTAGAGATCACGGCCCACCGGGAACATTCCCGCCTGGCCATCTCGGTCGTCTCCGCGCTGTACCAGCTCACTGACGTGAAGACCATCCGCATGATGGATATCTTCACCATGCGCGACGAGCATTACGTGCAGGAGAAGATGGTCATCCGCGACGGCACCTTGCATACCATCGACGAGCATACCGCCGATGATCCCAAGGAATTGCTGAGCGCCTACCCTGCCATGGTGGCCTGCATCCGCAACCATCTCAACGAATACCTGGAAGCCACGCCGGATGGCCTGCATGTACTGTGGCTGCCGGTCTGGCTGCATGGCAAGATGAACTCCTGCCTGGAGATCCGCAGCCAGCAGCCGTTCGCGCCACAGATGATGGATGTGATCCATGGCATCTTCCACGTCTTCTGCAATTACCAGAGCCTGCTGGACTACAGCGAGCGCGATGCGCTCACGGGCCTGTTCAACCGCAAGACCTTCGACGAGCAGTTCACCCGCTACGCCTTTGCCATTGCCCCGCACGAAGCGCATTCGATGGAGCAGGACGAGCGCCGCCACGACAGCGCCGAAGCCCAGGACGACGAGCCCAAGGGCCACTGGCTGGCGGTGGTGGACATCGACCACTTCAAGCAGGTCAACGATCGCTACGGCCATCTGTATGGCGATGAAGTGCTGATCCTGGTGGCCAACATCCTGCGCGCCTCTTTCCGCAGCCATGACCGCATCTTCCGTTTCGGCGGCGAGGAGTTCGTGATCTTGCTGCGGTCGACCACCCTCTCGGACGCCCGCAAGATCTTCGACCGTTTCCGCCAGAACGTGCAGGAATACGATTTCCCGCAGGTCGGCAAGGTGACAGTGAGCCTGGGCTTCGTAGGCATCGCCCGCGAAACGCCGGTGGTGATCCTGGGGCATGCCGACCAGGCGCTGTACCACGCCAAGAAGACCGGTCGCAACCGCATCTGCTACTACCAGGAACTGGTCAACTCGGGCGTGCTGCGCTCGGGCATCGCCACCAACGACACGGTGGAATTCTTCTAG
- a CDS encoding YihY/virulence factor BrkB family protein produces MSSSSDDVRKLSSAASTKGTASQDAAALVAGTLLSAGVGIWLGRKRRQRRSARSTVLPVQARPATETSAQPPLPSGLERALRLVTLALPLVAAWRRGTARAKLEQARANERAESSPDAPARMDIVKARLEPAPSDYLDPAAEVKMISGGSRPQQAWQMTMAAINAWIDDFAPSMGAAIAYYTIFSIAPMLVIAIAVAGMLFGHDAAQGEIVNQIRDIVGTEGAFAIQGLLKSVSQPREGMIAAGISVVTLVIGATAVFSELQSALDRIWRIPAVKRKSGVWQLARTRLLSFGLILGLGFLLIISLVVSAALAALGRWWGGWFEGWQLVLQLLNFVLSFVVFSTLFSMIYKFMPRVTLSWRDVWIGAVATTVLFIIGKYLIGLYLGSTGMTSGFGAAGSFALLLLWIYYSAQIFLLGAEFTWIYANNFGSRALRQKLVNTVEDHHVSVQQAQQVVRASEGQR; encoded by the coding sequence ATGAGCAGCTCTTCCGACGACGTCCGCAAGCTTTCTTCCGCCGCCTCTACCAAGGGCACAGCCTCCCAGGATGCAGCCGCCCTGGTGGCGGGCACCCTGCTCAGCGCCGGGGTAGGGATATGGCTGGGCCGCAAACGCCGCCAGCGCAGGTCTGCGCGTTCGACTGTGCTGCCTGTGCAGGCGCGGCCCGCCACAGAGACGAGCGCCCAGCCGCCGCTGCCTTCCGGGCTGGAGCGCGCGCTACGGCTGGTCACGCTGGCGCTGCCGCTGGTGGCCGCCTGGCGACGCGGTACGGCGCGCGCCAAGCTTGAGCAGGCCAGGGCCAACGAGCGCGCCGAGTCCTCCCCCGACGCCCCGGCGCGCATGGATATCGTCAAGGCGAGGCTGGAGCCAGCGCCCTCGGATTACCTGGACCCGGCCGCCGAGGTCAAGATGATCAGTGGCGGCTCGCGTCCCCAGCAAGCCTGGCAGATGACCATGGCAGCCATCAATGCCTGGATCGATGACTTCGCTCCCAGTATGGGAGCGGCCATCGCCTACTACACCATCTTTTCCATCGCCCCCATGCTGGTGATCGCCATTGCCGTGGCGGGCATGCTCTTCGGCCACGACGCCGCCCAGGGCGAGATCGTCAACCAGATCCGCGACATCGTCGGCACCGAGGGCGCCTTCGCCATCCAGGGCTTGCTCAAGTCGGTGAGCCAGCCACGCGAGGGCATGATCGCCGCCGGCATTTCCGTGGTGACCTTGGTCATTGGTGCGACTGCCGTGTTTTCTGAATTGCAGAGCGCGCTGGATCGCATCTGGCGCATCCCTGCGGTCAAGCGCAAGAGCGGCGTGTGGCAGCTGGCGCGCACGCGCCTGCTGTCCTTCGGCCTGATCCTGGGGCTTGGCTTTCTGCTGATCATCTCGCTGGTGGTCAGCGCCGCCCTGGCAGCGCTGGGGCGCTGGTGGGGCGGCTGGTTCGAGGGCTGGCAGCTGGTGTTGCAACTGCTTAATTTCGTGTTGTCCTTCGTGGTGTTTTCTACGTTATTTTCGATGATCTACAAGTTCATGCCGCGCGTCACCCTGTCCTGGCGCGACGTCTGGATAGGCGCGGTGGCCACGACGGTGCTGTTCATCATCGGCAAGTATCTGATCGGCCTGTATCTTGGCAGCACCGGGATGACTTCCGGTTTCGGTGCGGCCGGCTCGTTCGCATTGCTGTTGCTGTGGATCTATTATTCGGCGCAGATCTTCCTGCTGGGCGCGGAATTCACCTGGATCTACGCCAACAATTTCGGTTCGCGCGCCTTGCGCCAGAAGCTGGTCAATACGGTGGAAGATCATCACGTCAGCGTGCAGCAAGCCCAGCAGGTGGTGCGCGCCAGCGAGGGCCAGCGCTGA
- a CDS encoding helix-turn-helix domain-containing protein → MNAPTNIQIIHDPDGKPAFVVIPYADYLKEQPRVEGQYVPHEVVALMVDHQWTAIRSWREHLNLTQQEMASRLGISQSAYAQQENSGSLRPSSLKKIAIALGVGIEQLDF, encoded by the coding sequence ATGAACGCACCTACTAACATCCAGATCATCCATGACCCCGACGGGAAGCCAGCCTTTGTGGTGATTCCCTATGCCGATTACCTCAAGGAGCAGCCGCGTGTGGAGGGGCAGTATGTCCCACACGAGGTGGTTGCGCTGATGGTAGATCACCAGTGGACCGCCATTCGCAGTTGGCGCGAGCATTTGAACCTGACGCAGCAGGAAATGGCGAGCCGCCTGGGTATATCGCAGTCCGCCTATGCGCAACAGGAAAACAGTGGCAGCTTGCGTCCAAGCTCGCTGAAGAAAATTGCGATAGCCCTGGGCGTGGGCATCGAGCAGCTCGATTTCTGA
- a CDS encoding DNA polymerase III subunit chi produces the protein MTRIDFHSNVPQKITYVCRLVRKARATGVNIVVRSPDAAQLQQLDQALWSFSEQDFLPHVMAKDPLAAQTAIILTSDDAAELPHHQLLINLGADTPAHFARFERLLEIISADDADKAAGRDRYRFYKERGYPLTHHVAA, from the coding sequence ATGACACGAATCGACTTTCACAGCAACGTCCCGCAAAAGATCACCTACGTCTGCCGCCTGGTGCGCAAGGCGCGCGCCACGGGCGTCAATATCGTCGTGCGCAGCCCGGATGCGGCCCAGTTGCAGCAGCTGGACCAGGCCCTCTGGAGCTTTTCCGAGCAGGATTTCCTGCCCCACGTGATGGCCAAAGACCCGCTGGCCGCCCAGACCGCCATCATCCTCACCAGCGACGACGCCGCCGAATTGCCGCATCACCAGCTCCTCATCAACCTGGGCGCAGACACGCCGGCCCATTTCGCCCGCTTCGAGCGGCTGCTGGAAATCATCTCCGCCGACGATGCCGACAAGGCCGCCGGCCGTGACCGCTATCGTTTCTACAAGGAACGCGGCTATCCGCTGACGCACCATGTGGCCGCCTGA
- a CDS encoding asparaginase: protein MQQAQFKKIGAVMILSLACAFSAQAQDKKPNVVVIGTGGTIAGAGASSVNTAAYQSAVVPVDKIIAAVPEISKIANVRGEQIFQIGSESFNDERLIKLGKRVSELLKQNDVDGIVITHGTDTIEETAYFLNLVLKSDKPVVVVGSMRPGTALGADGALNLYDAVLVAGSKEAAGKGTLVVMNDEIHSGRDVTKSNTFKVETFRSPYGPLGYVVENKLSFYRLPARPHTTQTEFDIDKISSLPRVDIVYNYGNVSRTAYDAFVAAGAKAIIHDGTGNGSVAEQIVPVLQEVRSKGVQVIRASRTGSGVVIRNGEQPDDKFDWVVTDDQNAQKARILAELALTKTNDPKELQKIMWKY, encoded by the coding sequence ATGCAGCAGGCACAATTCAAGAAAATCGGCGCTGTGATGATCCTCTCGCTGGCCTGCGCCTTCTCGGCGCAAGCACAGGACAAGAAGCCCAACGTCGTCGTCATCGGCACCGGCGGCACCATCGCTGGCGCCGGCGCGTCCAGCGTCAACACCGCCGCCTATCAATCGGCCGTGGTGCCGGTGGACAAGATCATCGCGGCCGTGCCCGAGATCAGCAAGATCGCCAACGTGCGCGGCGAACAGATCTTCCAGATCGGCAGCGAAAGCTTCAATGACGAACGCCTGATCAAGCTGGGCAAGCGCGTCTCCGAACTGTTGAAGCAGAACGACGTGGACGGCATCGTCATCACCCACGGCACCGACACCATCGAAGAGACGGCCTATTTCCTGAACCTGGTCTTGAAGAGCGACAAGCCGGTGGTGGTGGTCGGCTCCATGCGTCCGGGCACCGCGCTGGGCGCGGATGGCGCGCTGAACCTGTATGACGCCGTGCTGGTGGCCGGCAGCAAGGAAGCCGCTGGCAAGGGCACCCTGGTGGTGATGAATGACGAGATCCATTCCGGCCGCGACGTCACCAAGAGCAATACCTTCAAGGTCGAGACCTTCCGTTCGCCCTATGGCCCGCTGGGCTATGTGGTGGAAAACAAGCTGAGCTTCTACCGCCTGCCGGCGCGTCCGCACACCACGCAGACCGAGTTCGACATCGACAAGATCAGCAGCCTGCCGCGCGTGGACATCGTCTACAACTACGGCAACGTCAGCCGCACTGCCTATGACGCCTTCGTGGCCGCGGGCGCCAAGGCCATCATCCATGACGGCACCGGCAACGGCAGCGTGGCCGAGCAGATCGTGCCGGTGCTGCAGGAAGTGCGCAGCAAGGGCGTGCAGGTGATCCGCGCCTCGCGCACCGGCAGCGGCGTGGTCATCCGCAATGGCGAGCAGCCTGATGACAAGTTCGACTGGGTCGTGACCGACGACCAGAATGCCCAGAAGGCGCGCATCCTGGCTGAACTGGCGCTGACCAAGACCAATGATCCCAAGGAACTGCAGAAGATCATGTGGAAGTATTGA
- a CDS encoding D-amino acid dehydrogenase: MKVIVLGAGIIGTASAWFLKKQGYDVTVIDRQPGAAQETSFANGCQISVSHAEPWANPAAPMKVLKWLGKEDAPLLYRFRPEWLQWKWAVAFLRECTAARTDENIRNIVALCEYSRQTLQAVRAETGIQYDHLTRGILHFYTEEKEFQDSLPAAKLMRDLGCPRESIGADEVVRIEPALASIRNKIVGGDFTATDESGDVFKLTTGLAKKSAEAGVEFRYSTTITRLITEGAGAAARVTGVEIINPDGRHEVLKADTFVVAMGSFSQQLVKPLGIDLLLYPGKGYSATYQITNPDAAPTVSLTDDGYKLVVSRLGDRLRVAGTCELNGYTRELNTTRCEAITRRTRELFPDGCDYENPTYWTGLRPLTPSNVPYVGKTKFANLYLNTGHGTLGWTMGCGSGRAIAEIVAGHVPEIDFAFTGLPRWNRARQVVTQAA; this comes from the coding sequence ATGAAAGTGATCGTATTGGGCGCAGGCATTATCGGAACCGCTTCGGCCTGGTTCCTGAAGAAGCAGGGCTACGACGTCACCGTCATCGACCGCCAGCCCGGCGCGGCGCAGGAAACCAGCTTCGCCAATGGCTGCCAGATCTCGGTGTCGCACGCCGAACCCTGGGCCAACCCGGCAGCGCCCATGAAGGTCCTGAAGTGGCTGGGCAAGGAAGACGCTCCGCTGCTGTATCGCTTCCGTCCCGAATGGCTGCAATGGAAATGGGCCGTGGCCTTCCTGCGTGAATGCACCGCCGCCCGCACCGACGAGAATATCCGCAACATCGTCGCCCTGTGCGAATACAGCCGCCAGACCCTGCAGGCGGTGCGCGCCGAGACCGGCATCCAGTATGACCACCTGACCCGCGGCATCCTGCACTTCTATACCGAAGAAAAGGAATTCCAGGATTCCCTGCCCGCCGCCAAGCTCATGCGCGACCTCGGCTGCCCGCGCGAATCCATCGGCGCTGACGAAGTCGTGCGCATCGAACCGGCGCTGGCGTCGATCCGCAACAAGATCGTCGGCGGCGACTTCACCGCCACCGACGAATCGGGCGATGTCTTCAAGCTCACCACCGGCCTGGCCAAGAAGAGCGCAGAAGCCGGCGTCGAATTCCGCTATTCCACCACCATCACGCGCCTCATCACCGAGGGCGCCGGCGCTGCCGCCCGCGTGACCGGCGTGGAAATCATCAATCCGGACGGCCGCCATGAGGTCCTGAAGGCCGATACCTTCGTGGTCGCCATGGGCAGCTTCTCGCAACAACTGGTCAAGCCGCTGGGCATCGACCTGCTGCTCTACCCCGGCAAGGGCTATTCAGCCACCTACCAGATCACCAACCCGGACGCCGCCCCCACCGTCTCACTCACCGACGATGGCTACAAGCTGGTGGTCTCGCGCCTGGGCGACCGCCTGCGGGTGGCCGGCACCTGCGAACTGAACGGCTATACCCGCGAACTGAACACCACCCGCTGCGAAGCCATCACCCGCCGCACCCGTGAACTGTTCCCGGATGGCTGCGACTACGAAAACCCGACCTACTGGACCGGCCTGCGCCCGCTGACCCCGTCCAACGTGCCCTACGTGGGCAAGACCAAGTTCGCCAACCTGTACCTCAACACCGGCCACGGCACCCTGGGCTGGACCATGGGTTGCGGCTCGGGTCGCGCCATTGCCGAGATCGTCGCCGGCCACGTGCCGGAGATCGACTTCGCCTTCACGGGCCTACCGCGCTGGAACCGTGCGCGCCAGGTCGTGACCCAGGCAGCCTGA